Proteins found in one Quercus robur chromosome 2, dhQueRobu3.1, whole genome shotgun sequence genomic segment:
- the LOC126695796 gene encoding glutamate receptor 2.8-like, which translates to MKIPTRIAFSFLFCFIILSKSNFLAKAQNTTISVNVGVILDFDTWTGKMGLSCINMALADFYAYNSYYKTRLFLSFRDSKSDVVEAAAAGVDLIKNVEVQAIIGPESSMQAKFIINLGKKAQVPIIALSATSPSLTSLQSPYFFQVTQNSSFQVKAISAIVQAFGWREVVPIYIDNEYGQGMIPFLIDALQEVDARVPYRSVIPPLASDDQIGQELYKLMTMQTRVFIVHMPSDVGSQLFTKAKEIGMMSEGYVWIMTNGMTNSIRSIESSIHDSMQGVLGVKTYIPKTIELENFTLRWKTKFHQDNPNILDVELNVKGLWAYDAALALARAVEKAGTTNFGFESTTGSSNLTDLATLGVSLNGPKLHQALSNTRFVGLAGDFNLQNGQLQSSTFQIINVNGNGQRGVAFWTPKNGLVREFNSTNTSMYSILRRNLGPVIWPGDSSSVPKGWEIPTNGKKLRVGVPVKDGFFEFVQVEHDASTNTTNVKGYSIDIFEVVMKALPYNVDYEFIPFAKPNGESAGTYNDMVYQVYLGNFNALAADTTIIANRTNYIDFTLPYTESGVTMVVPIKDNDRNNAWVFLKPLTWDLWITSGIFFVFIGFVVWVLEHRINEDFRGPPSHEIGTSLWYPFSTMVFAQEETLLSNLARFVVIIWVFVVLILTQNYTASLTSLLTVQQLQPTVTDVDQLIKNGEYVGYQEGSYVLGILEEMNFDPAKLRTYKSIEECDELLSKGSANGGIAAAFDDIPCMNVLLSQYCSKYTMVQSIYKIDGLGFVFTKGSPLVSDVSRAILNVTEGEKMKEIEKAWFGDQSNCLSSNTQVSSSCLSLDSFWGLFLIAGIASLFALIISFSTFLYKERRQIWINFDSKNSIWKRICHALRIFDNKDLSSHTFRNKPLKDSGDIDNVQGIGTCDASPNTCCLTSPISCSVHTEPKFTFLEDSRTPSREYFIPNPHGQTFLSAEDNEQVGHPNPFQVRCPRTQEIALEKC; encoded by the exons ATGAAGATCCCTACCAGAATTGCTTTTTCATTTCTGTTCTGCTTCATTATTCTTTCTAAAAGTAATTTCTTGGCCAAAGCACAAAACACGACAATCTCAGTTAACGTGGGTGTGATTCTTGACTTCGATACATGGACTGGGAAGATGGGTCTGAGTTGCATCAACATGGCCCTTGCAGACTTCTACGCCTACAATAGTTACTACAAAACTAGGCTATTTCTTAGCTTCAGAGACTCCAAAAGTGATGTTGTTGAAGCAGCTGCTGCAG GTGTAGACCTGATAAAAAATGTCGAAGTGCAAGCCATCATAGGGCCAGAAAGTTCTATGCAAGCCAAGTTTATCATCAATCTTGGGAAGAAAGCCCAAGTACCCATTATAGCATTGTCAGCAACAAGCCCTTCTCTTACTTCACTTCAAAGTCCATATTTTTTTCAAGTCACTCAAAATAGCTCCTTTCAAGTGAAAGCTATAAGTGCAATTGTTCAAGCCTTTGGATGGAGAGAAGTTGTGCCAATTTACATTGATAATGAGTATGGACAAGGTATGATACCCTTCTTGATTGATGCCTTGCAAGAAGTTGATGCCCGTGTCCCTTATCGAAGTGTCATTCCTCCATTGGCCTCAGATGACCAAATTGGTCAAGAACTTTATAAGTTGATGACAATGCAAACTAGAGTCTTCATTGTGCACATGCCAAGCGATGTTGGTTCTCAGCTTTTCACCAAGGCAAAAGAGATTGGAATGATGAGTGAAGGTTATGTTTGGATCATGACTAATGGGATGACCAATTCCATTCGCTCAATAGAATCTTCAATACATGATTCAATGCAAGGGGTGTTGGGTGTAAAGACTTATATTCCAAAAACAATTGAGCTTGAAAATTTTACACTTCGATGGAAAACAAAATTCCATCAAGACAATCCAAACATTTTGGATGTTGAATTGAATGTTAAGGGACTATGGGCATATGATGCTGCTTTAGCGCTAGCCAGGGCAGTTGAGAAGGCTGGGACTACAAATTTTGGCTTTGAAAGTACAACTGGTTCAAGCAACTTAACTGATCTTGCAACCTTGGGGGTCTCTCTAAATGGTCCAAAACTTCACCAAGCATTATCGAACACAAGATTTGTTGGCCTTGCTGGAGATTTTAATCTCCAAAATGGGCAACTACAATCATCAACTTTTCAGATAATTAATGTGAATGGTAATGGACAAAGAGGGGTTGCATTTTGGACTCCAAAAAATGGACTCGTAAGGGAATTCAATTCTACAAACACAAGCATGTATTCCATTTTAAGAAGAAACCTAGGACCAGTTATATGGCCAGGTGATTCAAGCTCTGTCCCCAAAGGTTGGGAGATTCCAACAAATGGGAAGAAGTTGAGAGTAGGAGTTCCAGTGAAGGAtggtttttttgaatttgttcaGGTGGAACATGATGCTAGCACTAACACAACAAACGTCAAAGGGTATAGCATAGACATCTTCGAGGTTGTAATGAAAGCATTACCATATAATGTTGACTATGAGTTCATTCCTTTTGCAAAACCAAATGGTGAAAGCGCTGGTACATATAATGATATGGTGTACCAAGTATATCTTGGG AACTTCAATGCTCTGGCTGCAGATACAACTATCATTGCAAATAGGACTAACTATATTGACTTCACATTACCATACACGGAATCTGGAGTAACAATGGTAGTGCCAATCAAAGACAATGACAGGAATAATGCATGGGTGTTCTTGAAGCCATTAACTTGGGACCTTTGGATAACAAGTGGGATTTTCTTTGTCTTCATTGGCTTTGTGGTATGGGTTCTTGAACATCGAATAAATGAAGATTTTCGTGGGCCTCCATCACATGAGATTGGAACAAGCTTATGGTACCCCTTCTCAACCATGGTTTTTGCACAGG AGGAGACCCTATTAAGCAATTTAGCAAGGTTTGTGGTCATCATATGGGTTTTTGTGGTGCTCATTCTCACTCAAAATTACACGGCGAGTTTGACATCACTCTTAACCGTCCAACAGTTGCAACCAACTGTTACTGATGTTGACCAACTTATTAAGAATGGGGAATATGTGGGCTACCAAGAAGGTTCTTATGTTTTGGGAATTCTAGAAGAAATGAATTTTGACCCAGCTAAGCTAAGGACATATAAATCTATAGAAGAATGTGATGAACTTTTATCAAAAGGAAGTGCAAATGGAGGTATAGCTGCTGCTTTTGATGACATCCCTTGTATGAATGTTTTACTATCGCAATATTGCTCCAAGTACACCATGGTTCAATCCATATATAAAATAGATGGGTTGGGTTTT GTCTTCACAAAAGGGTCCCCTTTAGTATCTGATGTTTCTCGGGCAATATTAAATGTGACTGaaggagagaaaatgaaagaaattgaaaaggCATGGTTTGGGGACCAAAGTAATTGTCTAAGCTCCAATACCCAGGTTTCTTCTAGTTGTCTTAGCCTAGATAGCTTTTGGGGCCTATTCCTCATCGCAGGCATTGCTTCCTTATTCGCTCTCATCATCTCCTTCTCCACGTTCCTTTACAAGGAGAGGCGGCAAATCTGGATCAATTTTGATTCAAAAAACTCAATATGGAAAAGAATTTGTCATGCATTAAGAATCTTTGACAACAAAGACCTTAGCTCGCATACTTTTAGGAATAAACCATTGAAAGATAGTGGTGACATTGACAATGTTCAAGGTATAGGCACATGTGATGCCTCACCAAACACTTGCTGCCTAACAAGTCCAATAAGTTGTTCAGTCCACACAGAACCCAAATTTACCTTCTTAGAAGATTCAAGAACACCTTCTAGAGAATATTTCATTCCTAATCCACATGGTCAGACATTTCTATCGGCAGAAGATAATGAGCAAGTTGGTCACCCAAATCCATTTCAAGTGAGATGTCCAAGAACCCAAGAAATAGCTTTAGAAAagtgttaa